Proteins from one Desulfuribacillus alkaliarsenatis genomic window:
- a CDS encoding mechanosensitive ion channel family protein: MDLTVFNHYFEGIILNWQEVLAHRYFYATIVVIAFFVFRKLVVNRVFRFVAKRLEVKTTADKECIRTQLFQKIFAAVSYSLRNIFFIVGLITAVYIAQFSPRVEFVFIHFLRSLIIFFVGLGFYRLLDALKVDIDKLFKFFNEKFDKILIDFTLKVSKGLVIVTTVLLIMDVWGFEVSTFIAGLGLGGLAFALAAKDLVANIFAGFVVITDKPYSIGDWIESPDVEGTVEEITFRSTKVRTFANAIVTVPNAKLVDGAITNWTRMRKRRISFKLGVTYSTSVTQLRTVVKRIEEMLRSHPEVDQDVIFVKFNEFADSSLNIFMYYFTRTTVWGEFLAVREDTLMKVMEILKEEGVSVAFPSRSLYIENSDCDKVKETNSIKDENIKTEQDKEV; this comes from the coding sequence ATGGATTTGACTGTTTTTAACCATTACTTTGAAGGTATTATACTAAACTGGCAGGAAGTCCTTGCCCATAGGTATTTTTATGCAACTATTGTTGTCATAGCATTTTTTGTTTTTCGAAAGCTTGTGGTAAATCGAGTATTTCGTTTTGTTGCGAAGCGATTAGAGGTGAAGACAACAGCTGACAAAGAGTGCATTCGGACGCAGCTTTTTCAAAAAATATTTGCAGCAGTGTCGTATTCTTTAAGGAATATCTTTTTTATTGTTGGACTTATTACAGCTGTATATATTGCCCAATTTTCACCACGGGTTGAATTTGTGTTTATTCACTTTTTGAGATCTTTAATTATTTTTTTCGTAGGGCTAGGCTTCTACAGATTATTAGATGCTTTGAAGGTTGATATTGATAAACTGTTTAAGTTCTTCAATGAGAAGTTCGATAAAATTCTAATAGATTTTACATTGAAGGTTTCTAAGGGTCTAGTGATAGTAACTACGGTGTTATTGATTATGGATGTATGGGGATTTGAAGTATCAACCTTTATTGCTGGGCTTGGACTAGGGGGATTAGCTTTTGCGCTAGCAGCAAAGGATTTAGTGGCTAATATCTTTGCTGGCTTTGTTGTTATTACTGACAAGCCTTACTCAATTGGTGATTGGATTGAGAGTCCTGACGTGGAAGGGACGGTAGAGGAAATAACATTCCGCAGTACGAAGGTTAGAACCTTTGCCAATGCAATTGTAACGGTTCCTAATGCTAAGCTAGTTGATGGGGCAATTACTAACTGGACGAGAATGCGTAAGCGTAGAATTAGCTTCAAGCTAGGTGTCACTTATTCTACTTCAGTGACGCAGTTGCGTACGGTGGTAAAACGTATTGAAGAAATGTTACGTAGTCATCCTGAGGTTGACCAAGATGTTATTTTTGTGAAGTTTAACGAATTTGCGGATAGTAGCTTAAATATATTTATGTATTATTTTACAAGAACAACCGTCTGGGGTGAATTTCTAGCTGTTAGAGAGGACACTCTTATGAAAGTTATGGAGATTCTAAAAGAAGAAGGGGTTAGCGTTGCGTTCCCATCCCGTTCTTTGTACATTGAGAACAGCGATTGTGATAAGGTTAAGGAGACGAATTCAATTAAAGATGAAAATATAAAAACTGAGCAAGATAAAGAGGTATAA
- a CDS encoding diguanylate cyclase has product MGEHKYFTVNTFLVFLIILISIFWVYSITAELHSTEETYVNLAIETAESYSEAVRDIRDWATRHGGVYVQVTEENTPNPYLNTENREVIIDNDFILTKLNPAYVTRQVSEISDERTGIYFTVVSIEPVNPANMADSWEEHALDSFTREGADKVYEVIKTEAGQLFRYITPIYLVEGCKGCHEEQDRPVGEVRGGISVAFPYEAFEKSRTEQLVRNIIIYTIFYLLFIFFVIFFGKKLVYAEKERQVLFAELEKIAHTDKLTALASRHYFFINLEQEIQRHKRYDSILSLIIIDLNNFKQINDRYGHLIGDEALKLASQIIKDNIRTTDLAGRLGGDEFVIMLPETGIEQAEEIGERLRESFEQAVLIIGEGNQKVDISASLGASNINLLEKDQSIEEVRNQLIAKADKAMYKAKKMAVANGGSCIMISED; this is encoded by the coding sequence ATGGGGGAGCATAAATACTTTACTGTTAATACGTTTTTAGTGTTTCTTATTATACTAATCTCAATATTCTGGGTGTATTCTATTACTGCAGAATTACATAGTACAGAAGAAACATATGTGAATTTAGCAATAGAAACAGCTGAATCTTACAGTGAGGCTGTGAGGGATATAAGGGATTGGGCGACGCGACATGGAGGCGTTTATGTACAAGTTACTGAGGAGAATACGCCGAATCCTTATCTGAATACTGAAAACAGAGAAGTAATAATAGACAATGATTTTATACTTACTAAACTGAATCCTGCATATGTAACTCGTCAGGTTTCAGAAATATCTGACGAACGAACAGGTATATATTTTACTGTAGTCAGTATTGAGCCAGTGAACCCAGCGAATATGGCAGACAGCTGGGAGGAGCACGCATTAGATAGTTTTACTAGAGAAGGAGCAGACAAGGTATATGAGGTTATAAAAACAGAAGCAGGACAATTATTTCGATATATAACACCAATATACTTAGTAGAAGGTTGTAAGGGCTGTCATGAGGAACAAGATCGACCAGTTGGCGAAGTAAGGGGAGGAATATCAGTTGCATTTCCTTATGAAGCCTTTGAGAAGTCTAGGACAGAGCAACTAGTTCGCAACATAATCATTTATACGATTTTTTATTTATTATTTATATTTTTTGTTATTTTCTTCGGCAAGAAATTAGTATATGCTGAAAAAGAAAGACAAGTGCTATTTGCTGAACTGGAGAAGATAGCCCATACAGATAAACTAACTGCTCTAGCCAGTAGACATTATTTCTTTATAAACCTTGAGCAAGAAATTCAACGCCATAAACGTTATGATTCTATTCTTTCTTTAATAATTATTGATTTAAATAACTTTAAGCAGATTAACGATAGATACGGACATTTAATAGGAGACGAGGCTTTAAAGTTAGCTAGTCAAATTATTAAAGATAATATTCGCACAACAGATTTGGCAGGAAGACTCGGTGGAGATGAGTTTGTAATTATGCTGCCGGAAACTGGTATAGAGCAGGCGGAAGAAATAGGAGAGCGGCTTCGTGAATCATTTGAACAAGCAGTTTTAATCATCGGAGAGGGCAATCAAAAAGTTGATATAAGTGCTTCGTTAGGAGCTAGCAATATAAATCTATTAGAAAAAGATCAAAGTATAGAAGAGGTTAGAAATCAACTAATAGCTAAGGCTGACAAGGCAATGTACAAAGCTAAGAAAATGGCAGTTGCAAATGGCGGAAGCTGTATTATGATATCGGAGGATTAG
- a CDS encoding methyl-accepting chemotaxis protein, translated as MFNILLRPIELLMNRLSYIKKFMVILIAGGALVMLINYFLLSEINDKIKIAEAQLVGAQYNNQLKDLLRDSQQHRGLSNAYLSGDETVKGDLEKLRASVDNTIQSISTNRVNFQQAIQDENTWNSIVQQWNSIKANFNNYTEETSFSEHTVMVDYILALIKDVGNQSGLILDTELDRYYLIDATINELPALSEDMGQLRAQGAAIINHGYIRAEERIEILTLQRSALMKLEDLIENLQVALQANPKLVDELRPLMDTLQTNSNIYLDLVERMFITEELQLSDARQYFAIATSAINSGFNIYEFVSDYVDEAFEQNLQTQKQYRYILVIMTLGVSIVVLYFFAGFYVSVIKSINTLNEAASAVAKGDLTVRAQLETTDELSRIGRAFNEMADSLAELIASSKEAANQVASSSVELSASASETMNATNEIAHAVQDVASGAESQVESANESSRAMEEMAQGITRIAESASIIAESAGEMSTKASHGNDSLQATVEQMGEIQKDTDKTANTVSALQQDAEEIGSILQLITDISSQTNLLALNAAIEAARAGEAGRGFAVVADEIRKLADQTGQATGQISGLIEKIQMNVKGSADSMASSKQQVDLGIANINAVNKMFKDIIDVVNDVSRQIEELSSVSEEMAAGSEEISASVQELANIAKHTSDQTQNIAASSEEQLAIMQEVAKSAESLEGTANELSKLVSRFKV; from the coding sequence ATGTTTAATATACTGCTGAGGCCGATTGAGTTGCTGATGAATAGGTTGTCGTACATTAAGAAATTCATGGTTATTTTAATTGCAGGTGGAGCTTTAGTAATGCTAATTAATTATTTTTTGTTAAGTGAAATTAATGACAAAATCAAGATAGCGGAAGCACAATTAGTTGGAGCTCAGTATAATAATCAATTAAAGGATTTATTACGTGATTCTCAGCAACATCGTGGGTTGTCAAATGCGTATTTGAGTGGTGACGAGACAGTCAAAGGAGATTTAGAGAAACTTCGGGCTAGCGTTGACAATACAATCCAATCTATCTCCACTAATCGAGTGAACTTCCAACAAGCAATACAAGATGAGAATACATGGAATTCAATTGTCCAGCAATGGAATTCTATCAAAGCTAATTTTAATAATTATACAGAGGAAACAAGTTTTTCTGAGCATACAGTTATGGTAGACTACATACTAGCACTTATTAAAGATGTAGGAAATCAATCTGGATTAATCCTAGATACAGAATTAGATAGATATTACTTGATTGACGCCACTATTAATGAATTACCAGCATTATCAGAAGATATGGGGCAGTTACGTGCCCAGGGTGCTGCTATTATTAATCATGGTTATATTAGAGCAGAAGAAAGAATCGAAATACTTACATTGCAACGATCTGCTTTAATGAAGCTAGAGGATTTGATAGAAAATCTGCAAGTAGCTTTACAGGCAAATCCAAAGCTAGTTGATGAATTAAGACCGCTCATGGATACCCTACAAACAAACTCTAATATTTACCTTGATTTAGTAGAGAGGATGTTTATTACCGAAGAGCTACAACTATCTGATGCTAGACAATATTTTGCAATAGCTACAAGTGCGATAAATTCTGGTTTTAATATCTACGAGTTTGTTAGTGATTATGTAGATGAAGCATTTGAACAAAACCTACAGACGCAGAAACAATATAGATATATATTGGTAATAATGACACTAGGGGTTTCAATAGTAGTTTTATATTTCTTTGCTGGATTTTATGTATCAGTTATTAAGTCTATCAACACTTTAAATGAAGCTGCTAGTGCAGTTGCTAAAGGAGATTTAACTGTACGGGCACAGCTAGAAACTACAGATGAGCTTTCGCGTATAGGTAGAGCGTTTAATGAAATGGCTGACTCCCTAGCAGAACTAATAGCGAGTAGTAAAGAGGCTGCCAATCAGGTTGCATCCTCCTCGGTCGAACTTTCTGCAAGTGCTAGTGAAACGATGAATGCAACTAACGAAATAGCGCATGCAGTACAGGATGTAGCAAGTGGCGCAGAGTCCCAGGTGGAAAGTGCTAACGAGAGCTCCAGGGCTATGGAAGAAATGGCACAAGGAATTACAAGAATTGCAGAAAGTGCCTCTATCATAGCTGAATCAGCAGGTGAGATGTCTACTAAAGCATCCCACGGGAATGATAGCCTACAGGCAACGGTTGAACAGATGGGAGAAATACAGAAGGACACTGATAAAACAGCAAACACAGTAAGTGCGTTACAGCAAGATGCAGAAGAGATAGGTAGCATATTACAGCTGATTACAGATATATCTAGCCAAACAAATCTACTAGCGTTAAACGCAGCAATTGAGGCTGCTAGAGCTGGTGAGGCTGGTAGAGGCTTTGCTGTTGTAGCTGATGAAATTCGTAAGCTTGCAGACCAAACAGGTCAAGCAACAGGTCAAATTAGTGGGCTGATAGAGAAGATTCAGATGAATGTAAAAGGTTCTGCAGATTCAATGGCTAGTAGCAAACAGCAGGTTGATTTGGGGATAGCTAATATTAATGCTGTTAATAAAATGTTTAAGGATATAATCGATGTAGTAAATGATGTATCAAGGCAAATTGAAGAGCTCTCGTCTGTATCAGAAGAGATGGCAGCTGGATCTGAGGAAATTAGCGCCTCTGTACAAGAGCTTGCTAATATAGCTAAGCATACCTCTGACCAAACACAAAATATAGCTGCATCATCTGAAGAACAATTGGCCATTATGCAGGAAGTAGCTAAATCTGCTGAATCGTTAGAGGGAACGGCGAACGAATTAAGTAAGTTAGTATCACGATTTAAAGTTTAA
- a CDS encoding SDR family oxidoreductase gives MKDTILVTGATGYIGGRLVPLLLEKGYSVRCFTRNTNRLLGMGWSKAEFIQGDALNPESLKDVFTGITVAYYLIHSMGQAKKGNFHSQDIEAARNFSVAAKKAGVQRIIYLSGLGSDADHLSEHLKSRHITGDTLRESGIPVTEFRAAQIIGAGSISFEMIRYLVERLPVMIAPKWVSTKSQPIAVDNVLQYLSAAIETPDSIGKVIEIGSQDTITYKGLLLLYAKLRGLKRRIIVVPVLTPELSARWVHLVTPISKTMAIPLISGMRNKVVVTDNIARIIFPTIKPMSCKEAIQKAIEHNKTNSLPTIWSSSIASSNLPSNQEQDTEQSWRTYAQKEGMFIESRSMVFNTNADTAFSIIQCIGGAKGWFYANTLWKIRGFWDKLMGGVGLLRGRRCDTTLRVGDPLDVWRVEELEPNRLLCLRAEMQLPGKAWLVYKVNELEDSNLGNTDSENQDSGSPRVIVEQTAYFEPKGLKGLIYWYSLVPAHCFMFTGMLTEIKKQAEASKR, from the coding sequence GTGAAAGATACAATATTAGTAACTGGTGCTACTGGCTACATAGGTGGGCGGCTTGTGCCATTATTATTAGAAAAGGGATATTCCGTTCGTTGCTTTACTAGAAACACCAACCGGTTACTAGGTATGGGCTGGAGTAAAGCAGAGTTTATTCAGGGAGATGCTTTGAATCCTGAATCTCTAAAAGATGTTTTTACAGGCATTACAGTCGCTTATTATCTGATTCACTCAATGGGACAAGCTAAGAAAGGAAATTTCCACAGTCAAGATATAGAGGCAGCTAGAAACTTTTCAGTAGCAGCAAAAAAAGCTGGAGTTCAAAGGATTATTTACCTAAGTGGCTTAGGCTCTGATGCTGATCATTTATCTGAACATTTAAAAAGCCGTCATATAACTGGAGATACGCTGCGAGAGTCTGGTATACCTGTAACGGAATTTCGTGCCGCGCAAATTATCGGAGCTGGCAGTATTTCCTTTGAAATGATTAGATATCTCGTAGAGCGCCTACCTGTTATGATTGCACCTAAATGGGTTAGTACAAAGTCACAACCAATTGCCGTAGATAATGTATTGCAGTATCTAAGTGCTGCAATAGAAACCCCTGATTCTATTGGAAAAGTCATAGAAATTGGTTCACAAGACACCATTACATACAAGGGTTTACTTCTGCTATACGCTAAACTCCGTGGCCTTAAACGTAGAATCATAGTTGTTCCAGTTCTTACACCAGAGCTATCTGCACGTTGGGTTCACCTAGTTACCCCAATCTCAAAAACAATGGCTATACCTCTAATATCTGGAATGAGAAACAAAGTTGTAGTTACTGATAATATAGCCAGAATAATATTTCCAACTATAAAACCAATGAGCTGTAAAGAAGCTATCCAAAAAGCAATCGAACATAACAAAACTAATAGCTTGCCAACAATTTGGTCTAGTTCCATAGCTTCATCGAACTTACCATCTAACCAAGAACAAGATACAGAGCAATCATGGAGAACCTATGCTCAAAAAGAAGGCATGTTCATTGAATCGAGGTCAATGGTCTTTAACACTAATGCCGACACAGCATTTTCCATAATTCAGTGTATCGGCGGTGCCAAAGGCTGGTTTTACGCTAATACTCTATGGAAAATCCGTGGCTTCTGGGATAAGCTCATGGGTGGAGTAGGACTTCTCAGAGGCCGTCGCTGTGACACTACCTTAAGGGTCGGTGATCCTTTAGATGTTTGGCGCGTTGAGGAGCTTGAGCCTAACAGACTATTATGTTTGCGAGCCGAAATGCAGCTTCCAGGTAAGGCCTGGTTAGTCTACAAAGTTAATGAACTAGAAGATTCAAACCTAGGAAATACAGATTCAGAAAATCAAGATTCAGGAAGCCCCCGTGTCATTGTTGAGCAGACTGCCTACTTTGAACCTAAAGGCTTAAAGGGCTTAATATATTGGTATTCGCTTGTGCCTGCACATTGCTTTATGTTTACAGGTATGCTTACAGAAATTAAAAAGCAGGCCGAGGCCTCAAAAAGATAG